AAAGACAACTATTGCTAACAACACAAAGGAATATATCCATTTTTCAAATGGGTTGGTAATAAAAGTTTCGGTCTGAATTGGATTATGTAATATAGTATTGAGTTTTATTCGAATGATTTTAGTTTTTACCGAAGTGCTTAAGAAATGAACAACAACAAGTTCTTGAGATTTCTCATCAAAATACAACGATTTAATATTAAATACTGATGGTAATATGTATTTTTTAATAGTATTGGTTGTTATATCAATCTCTAGTAGTTTATTGTCAGCTCCTCGGCTAATCATGTACATTTTGGACCCAAATTGGAAATTAAAATAGCAATCTGTCGAGTTGTATTTAGGGTTGTATATTCCTTCTTTACTCCATGACATAGTTTTAAGGTTCAGTTTCCAAACAATGTTGTCACTAGGGACTTGTCCAAAATAAAAATCTTTAGAATTTTCGGATAATCCACCAAAAATATACAAATTATCTCCCATTAAAATTTTATTGGCATCACGTCTCAAAGAAGGAAATTCACTTCCAAAAGTTTGAATAGCGATCCATTCTTTTGACTTAAATATATATTTTGTCAATATGTTTTTGAAGGTAAATAGGCCATAACCTCCAAAATAGTAGATTTCATTTTTGTAAACAAAAGTGGTAGCCCCAAATTGATTTTGATGTAAAAAAGAATTATCTATTCTAATTATGGAGTCATTTCTCCATTCTAAAACTGGACCACAACCATTGTGTGCAAAATAATTTTTATTACCGATCGTGAAAGCATTGTATCTTGATATTATTTCTGGATAACTAGTATGCTTTAAAAGCTGAAGTTTTTTAGGTGTGTTTTTATAATAGACAGAATCACTTTCAATTACGATTGCTTGTCGGGATCTTGCATCTTGAAAAAGATACGTTTCTCCTTTGTATTGATCCATTTGTGCAGCCCCTTGAATAGAAATGAGCAATGCAAAACAGTAGAAAATATTTTGGATCCGGTTCATAGATTTAGAATTGGTTCAAATAGTTTTCTAATATACTATTTTTATTACAATTTACAAAGCGGGAACACTATCTGGAAGTAAGTTTCTTCTAATTTCACTAATAAGACTAATATAGTCATATTTTAATTTTTTAGGAATGCGTTTTTCAATAACGACATTGTTTTTCAAAATAATTTGAAGTCGGTAGGTTTTAAAATCTAAGGTATTGATCACGATAAAATTAATACAGAAAATAAGCATTGAAAAAATAGACAATTCCATATTGAGGTATTGCATGCAGAAAAGTGTAAAAATAAAGTACCCAATCAAAAAGGTTTTTAGGATTAATTTTCGTTTCCGAATACAAATATGAATTTTGGATACATCTTCAAAAGAGATTTGTTCTTTATTTTTTGAAGTGGGATTCTAAATAATGCCTGTTTTAACAAGGCTAATGATGGTAGTGGTTTCTTTTGTAATCATATTCTTCGATTAAGTAACATTTTTACTTTTGTAAATTTCTGTAATTATGGTTGTCTATCTTGAAATAATGCACGAAACAATATTTTCTACTATTTATATTTTGCAATTGCATGATTATCAATATATTTTAAAAATCTATTTATCGTATCCTTTTGTTTTAATTGTCTATTTAAACTATTTATTTGACATAATTTTTTGGTTTTGAATGCTCTAACGATCTATTTTGAATTGCATAACAATAAATCTTTACGATTAGTCTGCAAACAAAGACTGATTTAAATTATATTTGCGCCTTTAAAAACGGGAGGTCGAATTAGTGACTTTTCCAACATATAAACCCTTTACGCAATGATTACAGTTAACGATATTTCGGTGCAATTTGGCGGAACTACACTTTTTAGTGAGGTTTCTTTCGC
This sequence is a window from Flavobacterium ammoniigenes. Protein-coding genes within it:
- a CDS encoding kelch repeat-containing protein, which produces MNRIQNIFYCFALLISIQGAAQMDQYKGETYLFQDARSRQAIVIESDSVYYKNTPKKLQLLKHTSYPEIISRYNAFTIGNKNYFAHNGCGPVLEWRNDSIIRIDNSFLHQNQFGATTFVYKNEIYYFGGYGLFTFKNILTKYIFKSKEWIAIQTFGSEFPSLRRDANKILMGDNLYIFGGLSENSKDFYFGQVPSDNIVWKLNLKTMSWSKEGIYNPKYNSTDCYFNFQFGSKMYMISRGADNKLLEIDITTNTIKKYILPSVFNIKSLYFDEKSQELVVVHFLSTSVKTKIIRIKLNTILHNPIQTETFITNPFEKWIYSFVLLAIVVFLSYLFYKSKFKNKLIQHKSILFDNNSQQLQFKSKVIDAFDTNELKIILHLIHNQSEYIPINSLNNLFEQADLSENYSSITKRRENTLNSIITKLSLITGYNKSEIILYRKNPDDKRMKEIKLKDHFIRVK